In Marinicauda algicola, one DNA window encodes the following:
- a CDS encoding slipin family protein: MLEQIGLNIGILLLVVAVLGGFLSAAIKILREYERGVVFTLGRYTGTVGPGLVILIPYIQQMVKVDMRIFAEDVPSQDVISQDNVSVKVNAVIYYRVVDAEKAINKVSDYAMATSQLAQTTLRSVLGKHDLDEMLAERDKLNKDIQQILDSQTDAWGIKVSNVEIKHVDLDPSMIRAIARQAEAERERRAKVISAEGEAQAAQKLADAAQTLGTQEGAMQLRYLSTLQQLGADEGANTIVFPMPIDLLGNLSRSLGGKKE, translated from the coding sequence ATGCTCGAACAGATCGGTCTCAATATCGGAATCCTCCTCCTGGTGGTCGCCGTGCTCGGCGGCTTCCTGTCCGCGGCGATCAAGATCCTGCGCGAGTACGAGCGCGGCGTGGTGTTCACGCTCGGGCGCTATACCGGCACGGTCGGGCCCGGCCTGGTCATCCTCATCCCCTACATCCAGCAGATGGTGAAGGTGGACATGCGCATCTTCGCCGAGGACGTGCCGAGCCAGGACGTGATCAGTCAGGACAACGTGTCGGTGAAGGTCAACGCGGTGATCTACTACCGCGTCGTCGATGCGGAGAAGGCGATCAACAAGGTTTCCGACTACGCCATGGCGACGAGCCAGCTCGCCCAGACCACGCTCAGGAGCGTGCTCGGCAAGCACGATCTCGACGAGATGCTCGCCGAGCGCGACAAGCTCAACAAGGACATCCAGCAGATCCTCGACAGCCAGACCGACGCCTGGGGCATCAAGGTCTCCAATGTCGAGATCAAGCATGTCGATCTCGACCCCTCCATGATCCGCGCCATCGCCCGCCAGGCCGAGGCCGAGCGCGAGCGGCGCGCCAAGGTCATCAGTGCGGAGGGCGAGGCCCAGGCCGCCCAGAAGCTCGCCGACGCGGCGCAGACGCTCGGCACCCAGGAGGGCGCGATGCAGCTGCGCTATCTGTCCACCCTGCAGCAGCTCGGCGCGGACGAAGGCGCGAACACCATCGTCTTCCCCATGCCGATCGACCTCCTGGGGAATCTGTCGAGGAGCCTCGGGGGCAAGAAGGAGTAG